A DNA window from Helianthus annuus cultivar XRQ/B chromosome 15, HanXRQr2.0-SUNRISE, whole genome shotgun sequence contains the following coding sequences:
- the LOC110910534 gene encoding carnosine N-methyltransferase translates to MSTTDDELRRRKYEEALEVKSLRRIISAYINYPEAAEDDVKRYERSFRRLPVAHKALLTHLPLKYQKLRRCISKNTFFIFEMLKAFEPPVDMSQDDDVCDHLDDGSCGHVHAHSEDRDPCCGSASISGRSHSNKSGEVCAGHEGKNGNCCEPESGNVAVGLECQKDTHKDGCDNATCVKDQNSHDSLTVANKDTSSVPPESPDYFESMPHFHVPLVDVDKVRCVIRNIVRDWAAEGQKERDQCYKPILEELVRHFPERSKESPPTCLVPGAGLGRLALEISCLGFISQGNEFSYYMMICSSFILNQTQDVGEWTIHPWIHSNCNSLSDADQLRAVSIPDIHPAGAGITEGFSMCGGDFVEVYNDPSQVGAWDAVVTCFFLDTAHNIVEYIEIISKILKDGGVWINLGPLLYHFADMYGQEDEMSVELSLEDVKRVAIHYGFKLEVEKTIETTYTTNPRAMMQNHYFSAFWTMRKVGTGVQESMDE, encoded by the exons ATGTCCACCACTGACGATGAGCTTCGCCGGAGAAAGTACGAAGAAGCCCTAGAAGTCAAATCGCTCCGCCGTATCATCTCCGCCTACATCAA CTATCCAGAAGCCGCAGAGGATGATGTGAAAAGATATGAGAGATCTTTTAGAAGGCTTCCGGTGGCTCACAAG GCTCTGCTGACGCACCTTCCTTTAAAATATCAGAAACTGAGACG GTGTATCTCAAAAAAtaccttttttatttttgaaatgcTAAAG GCATTTGAGCCTCCTGTTGATATGAGCCAAGACGATGACGTTTGTGATCATCTGGATGATGGTTCATGTGGTCATGTTCATGCTCACTCGGAAGATAGGGATCCGTGTTGTGGATCAGCCTCAATAAGCGGAAGATCGCATTCTAACAAATCTGGTGAAGTTTGTGCTGGGCATGAG GGGAAGAATGGAAATTGCTGTGAGCCAGAATCCGGAAACGTTGCTGTAGGTTTAGAATGCCAAAAAGACACTCATAAAGATGGCTGTGACAATGCTACATGTGTCAAGGATCAGAACTCTCATGACTCTCTTACTGTTGCCAACAAGGAT ACTTCATCTGTACCTCCTGAATCCCCTGATTATTTCGAGTCAATGCCTCATTTTCATGTTCCTCTAGTGGACGTTGATAAG GTTCGATGTGTCATCAGGAATATAGTCAGAGACTGGGCTGCTGAG GGTCAGAAGGAACGAGACCAATGTTATAAGCCTATTCTTGAAGAACTTGTACGCCATTTTCCTGAGCGCAGTAAAGAAAG CCCTCCTACTTGTCTAGTTCCGGGCGCTGGATTAGGAAGGCTGGCGTTGGAGATCTCATGTCTCG GTTTCATAAGTCAAGGAAATGAATTTTCATACTACATGATGATCTGTTCAAGTTTTATTCTCAATCA GACGCAGGATGTTGGCGAATGGACTATCCATCCATGGATTCACAGCAATTGCAATTCATTATCTGATGCTGATCAGCTTCGTGCAGTTTCCATTCCAGATATTCATCCTGCTGG TGCAGGGATTACAGAAGGTTTTTCTATGTGTGGTGGCGACTTTGTTGAAGTATATAACGACCCAAGCCAAGTAG GAGCGTGGGATGCAGTTGTGACCTGCTTTTTCCTTGATACAGCACACAATATTGTCGAATACATTGAAATTATCTCGAAAATTCTTAAAGATGGTGGT GTGTGGATAAACTTGGGTCCGCTACTTTATCACTTCGCGGATATGTACGGCCAAGAAGAC GAAATGTCAGTTGAGTTAAGTTTGGAAGACGTGAAAAGGGTTGCGATCCATTATGGATTTAAGCTAGAG GTCGAAAAGACTATCGAAACAACTTATACTACAAATCCGCGGGCCATGATGCAA AATCACTATTTTTCGGCATTTTGGACAATGCGAAAGGTGGGTACGGGTGTACAAGAGAGCATGGATGAATGA
- the LOC110910533 gene encoding beta-1,3-galactosyltransferase 7 has protein sequence MKNNRSGGGVRSSSPKLIIIFSLFSFICGMLFTNRIWVPLESDGRIMRPTEQGLKLVADDCVTKKDHDVLGEVHKTQEAIKSLESSISELRSELSNNQSSSEEVTRDDLHAHKTDGDTSESRKKVFMVIGINTAFSSRRRRDSIRETWMPRGEKLLKLEKEKGIIVRFMIGHSAISKSILDRAIDSEEAQHKDFFRLEHVEGYHELTSKTRIFFSSAFAKWDAKFYVKVDDDVHVNLGMLATTLGRRQSKPRVYTGCMKSGPVLSQKNVKYHEPEYWKFGEEGNKYFRHATGQIYAISNDLAAYISTNQPILHKYANEDVSLGAWFIGLDVEHIDDRNMCCGTPPDCEWKAEAGNVCVASFDWSCSGICRSVERLKDVHKRCSEDPAALWSAQY, from the exons ATGAAGAACAACCGAAGCGGTGGTGGCGTCAGATCATCATCACCcaaactcatcatcatcttcagccTCTTCAGTTTCATATGTGGCATGCTCTTTACAAACAG GATCTGGGTTCCACTTGAATCCGATGGAAGGATCATGAGACCAACCGAACAAGGGTTGAAACTTGTTGCTGATGATTGTGTAACAAAAAAG GATCATGATGTACTCGGAGAAGTTCATAAAACCCAAGAAGCTATCAA GTCACTTGAAAGTTCAATTTCAGAGCTGAGGTCGGAGCTCTCCAACAATCAAAGTTCATCCGAGGAAGTGACCCGTGATGATTTGCATGCTCACAAGACAGATGGAGACACGAGTGAGAGTAGAAAAAAGGTGTTTATGGTTATTGGGATTAACACTGCTTTTAGTAGCAGAAGGCGACGAGATTCGATTAGAGAAACTTGGATGCCTAGGG GTGAAAAACTACTTAAGCTTGAGAAGGAGAAGGGTATTATCGTCCGTTTTATGATTGGTCACAG CGCAATATCTAAGAGCATTTTAGATCGAGCGATCGACTCTGAGGAAGCTCAACATAAAGATTTCTTTAGGCTT GAACATGTTGAAGGGTACCATGAGCTGACTTCTAAAACACGGATATTCTTTTCCTCGGCATTCGCCAAATGGGATGCAAAGTTCTATGTGAAGGTGGATGATGATGTTCATGTCAATCTTG GCATGTTAGCTACAACTCTTGGACGACGTCAGTCAAAACCGAGGGTGTATACAGGATGCATGAAATCCGGGCCCGTTCTTTCCCAGAA GAATGTCAAATACCATGAACCTGAATACTGGAAGTTTGGAGAGGAAGGAAATAAGTATTTTCGGCACGCAACCGGACAGATTTATGCAATCTCAAATGATCTTGCTGCATACATCTCCACCAATCA GCCCATTTTGCACAAATATGCAAATGAAGATGTGTCACTTGGTGCTTGGTTTATCGGTCTTGATGTTGAGCACATCGACGATCGCAACATGTGTTGTGGGACCCCTCCAG ATTGTGAATGGAAGGCGGAAGCGGGTAACGTGTGCGTAGCGTCATTTGATTGGAGTTGCAGCGGCATTTGTAGATCAGTGGAAAGACTCAAAGATGTTCACAAGAGATGCAGTGAAGATCCTGCTGCTCTTTGGAGTGCACAATATTGA